A stretch of Pirellulales bacterium DNA encodes these proteins:
- the trpE gene encoding anthranilate synthase component I has translation MSHLPSADCFASLAAEYDFVPVYRTLVSDALTPVLAFRKLDRGGAAGLFESVIGGEKVGRYSFIACEPFLMVEARGCEVTIRRRPTGPATGAKAPEQPVESWLAERRTVDNPLETLRELVGALSVAHLAELPPFIGGAVGYAGYDTVRYVERLPDAPRDDRGLPDLAFGLFDHMVVFDNVAKTLHAIVLADVRGAAGDPEKIEAARREAAARVDAYVAVLSAPGAALPLADIAPGAELTLKPRSNQTQAEFEGAVRKCVEYIRAGDIFQVVISQRMEVDFDLPPFELYRTLRVVNPSPFMFYLRTPACTLVGSSPEIMVRVVDGRATVRPLAGTRRRGGTEAEDRALADELIADPKERAEHVMLVDLGRNDVGRVSKFGTVELSDVMVIERYSHVMHITSNVTGDLRDDCDAFDALAACLPAGTVSGAPKVRAMEIIDEIEPVRRGPYAGAVGYIDFAGNMDTCIALRTVVVQNGKAYVQAGAGIVADSDPASEYQETLNKARGLLTAIELTQRRALGDS, from the coding sequence ATGTCCCATCTTCCGTCCGCTGACTGCTTCGCCTCGCTCGCGGCGGAATACGACTTCGTGCCGGTCTACCGCACCCTCGTCAGCGACGCCCTGACCCCCGTGCTGGCGTTTCGCAAGCTCGACCGCGGCGGCGCGGCGGGGCTGTTCGAGAGCGTCATCGGCGGCGAAAAGGTCGGTCGCTACAGCTTCATCGCCTGCGAGCCGTTCCTGATGGTCGAAGCCCGGGGTTGCGAGGTGACGATCCGTCGTCGCCCGACGGGGCCAGCCACAGGCGCCAAAGCCCCCGAGCAACCGGTCGAGAGCTGGCTGGCCGAGCGCCGCACGGTCGACAACCCGCTGGAGACGCTGCGCGAGCTGGTCGGCGCACTGAGCGTGGCTCACCTCGCGGAGCTCCCCCCCTTCATCGGCGGGGCGGTCGGCTACGCGGGGTACGACACGGTCCGCTACGTCGAGCGCCTTCCCGACGCCCCCCGTGACGACCGCGGGCTCCCCGACCTGGCGTTCGGACTGTTCGATCACATGGTCGTGTTCGACAACGTGGCCAAGACGCTGCACGCAATCGTGCTGGCCGACGTCCGCGGCGCTGCGGGCGACCCCGAGAAGATCGAGGCGGCTCGCCGCGAGGCCGCCGCCCGGGTCGACGCGTACGTTGCGGTCCTGTCGGCCCCGGGCGCGGCGCTTCCGCTGGCCGACATCGCCCCCGGGGCGGAACTGACTCTTAAACCCCGCTCGAACCAAACGCAGGCCGAGTTCGAGGGGGCGGTCCGCAAGTGCGTCGAGTACATCCGCGCCGGCGACATTTTCCAGGTCGTCATCAGCCAGCGGATGGAGGTCGACTTCGACCTGCCTCCGTTCGAGCTCTATCGCACGCTGCGGGTGGTGAACCCCAGCCCGTTCATGTTCTATCTGCGCACGCCGGCCTGCACGCTGGTCGGCAGTTCGCCGGAGATTATGGTCCGGGTGGTCGACGGGCGCGCGACCGTCCGGCCGCTCGCCGGGACCCGCCGTCGGGGCGGAACCGAGGCCGAGGACCGGGCCCTGGCCGACGAACTGATCGCCGATCCCAAGGAGCGGGCCGAGCACGTCATGTTGGTCGATCTGGGCCGTAACGACGTCGGCCGAGTCTCCAAGTTCGGCACGGTCGAGCTCTCCGACGTGATGGTCATCGAACGCTACAGCCACGTCATGCACATCACCTCGAACGTCACAGGAGACCTGCGCGACGACTGCGACGCCTTCGACGCCCTAGCCGCGTGCCTGCCCGCAGGCACCGTCTCGGGCGCCCCCAAGGTGCGGGCCATGGAGATCATCGACGAAATCGAACCGGTCCGTCGCGGCCCCTACGCCGGCGCCGTGGGCTACATTGACTTTGCCGGAAATATGGACACCTGCATCGCCCTGCGGACGGTCGTCGTGCAAAACGGCAAGGCGTACGTTCAGGCCGGCGCCGGGATCGTCGCCGACAGCGACCCTGCCAGCGAGTACCAGGAGACCCTCAACAAGGCCCGCGGATTGCTGACCGCGATCGAGCTCACGCAACGCCGGGCCCTGGGCGACTCCTGA
- a CDS encoding UvrB/UvrC motif-containing protein, whose product MKCQKCDRAATFHITDLIGGVSEVHLCEQCAQAFLTPTPEEAAEVMPAMAGLLAQHLAVGETADELARLDQRACPVCGITFLQFRKQGRLGCPHDYVFFEKELEPLLLNIHDQTQHIGKSPKRCPRGADEQTQLIRLRREMKDAVSAENYERASELRDQIREIEVNVRPASE is encoded by the coding sequence ATGAAATGCCAAAAATGCGACCGCGCCGCCACGTTTCACATCACCGACTTGATCGGCGGGGTGAGCGAAGTCCATCTATGCGAGCAATGCGCCCAGGCGTTCCTGACGCCGACCCCTGAGGAAGCCGCTGAGGTCATGCCGGCCATGGCCGGGCTGCTGGCTCAGCATCTGGCGGTCGGCGAAACGGCCGACGAACTGGCGCGGCTCGACCAGCGGGCGTGCCCGGTGTGCGGCATCACGTTCTTGCAGTTCCGCAAGCAGGGGCGGCTGGGATGCCCGCACGATTACGTGTTCTTCGAGAAGGAACTCGAGCCGCTGCTGCTCAATATCCACGACCAGACCCAGCACATCGGCAAGAGCCCCAAACGCTGCCCCCGCGGCGCCGACGAACAGACGCAGCTCATCCGTCTGCGGCGCGAGATGAAAGACGCGGTCAGCGCCGAGAACTACGAACGGGCTTCAGAACTGCGCGACCAGATCCGCGAGATTGAAGTGAACGTTCGACCCGCGAGCGAGTAA
- a CDS encoding protein arginine kinase, with translation MNLDELAQSTGEWLRGSGPQSDIVISSRVRLARNLADFPFISRATVADRAEIEKILHGQLDALQASGRAPADMEYVNVGELPELDRSFLVERQLISREHAESESARAAVIDRAERYSVMINEEDHLRIQVMRSGLDLQTAWEQADQLDDLIEEQVTYAFNDRLGYLTACPTNVGTGLRVSVMLHLPALVITRQIEKVFKSLQKINLAVRGLYGEGSQATGDFYQISNQLTLGQTEDELAKKVADVVPVLIDYERQARDFLVRESHETLHDRVSRAYGILRTAQTISSEESMHLLSSVRMGVNLGLIGDLSIPTINKLLLHTQPAHLQKLAGMELDQSDRRIERASYLRRHLIPDATPGDPSAN, from the coding sequence ATGAACCTCGACGAACTGGCCCAATCGACCGGCGAATGGCTGCGAGGCTCGGGCCCGCAATCCGACATCGTCATCAGCAGCCGCGTCCGACTGGCGCGGAATCTGGCTGATTTCCCGTTCATCTCGCGGGCGACGGTCGCCGATCGGGCGGAGATCGAAAAGATCCTCCACGGCCAGCTCGACGCCCTGCAGGCCAGCGGCCGAGCCCCGGCCGACATGGAGTACGTCAACGTCGGCGAACTGCCGGAGCTGGATCGCAGTTTTCTTGTCGAGCGACAGCTCATCAGCCGCGAGCACGCCGAGAGCGAGAGCGCTCGGGCGGCCGTCATCGATCGGGCCGAACGGTACAGCGTGATGATCAACGAGGAGGATCACCTGCGGATCCAGGTGATGCGAAGCGGGCTTGACCTGCAGACCGCCTGGGAGCAGGCCGACCAGCTTGACGATCTCATCGAGGAGCAGGTCACCTACGCCTTCAACGACCGGCTGGGGTACCTGACCGCCTGCCCGACGAACGTCGGCACCGGGCTGCGGGTGAGCGTCATGCTTCACCTGCCGGCGCTAGTGATTACGCGCCAGATCGAGAAGGTGTTCAAGAGCCTGCAGAAAATCAACCTCGCCGTCCGCGGGTTGTACGGCGAGGGGTCGCAGGCGACCGGCGACTTTTATCAAATCAGCAATCAACTCACGCTCGGCCAGACCGAGGACGAGCTGGCCAAGAAGGTGGCCGACGTCGTGCCGGTGCTGATCGACTACGAACGGCAGGCTCGCGACTTCCTGGTTCGCGAAAGTCACGAGACGCTCCATGACCGGGTCAGCCGGGCGTACGGCATCCTCCGCACGGCGCAGACGATCAGCTCCGAGGAGTCGATGCACCTGTTGTCGAGCGTGCGGATGGGCGTGAACCTGGGGCTGATCGGCGACCTGTCGATCCCGACGATCAACAAGCTCTTGCTCCACACGCAGCCGGCTCACCTGCAGAAACTCGCCGGGATGGAACTGGATCAGTCCGATCGACGCATCGAGCGGGCGTCGTATCTGCGGCGTCACCTGATTCCCGACGCGACGCCGGGCGACCCCTCGGCGAATTAG
- a CDS encoding polyphosphate kinase 2 family protein: MIQSLIPRFGEPVKLADYDPRRVDGEWDKKSAEEQIAKNTEASRELAYRLYAEDRRALLLVLQGMDTSGKDGTIRTVMTGINPQTFQITAFKQPSEEELDHDFLWRIHKAVPRRGHVGVFNRSQYEDVLVVRVRNLVPESEWKSRYRRINEFEELLVDGGVTLVKCFLHISKDEQRERLQARLDDPSKRWKFSKGDLAERTLWDDYQQAYEAVLSKCNTPLVPWYVVPSDRKWYRNLVVSQIFRETLEKMDPQIPPPEEGLDGIVVE; this comes from the coding sequence ATGATCCAATCGCTCATTCCCCGCTTTGGCGAACCCGTGAAGCTGGCCGACTACGACCCTCGCCGTGTCGACGGGGAGTGGGACAAGAAGTCGGCCGAGGAGCAGATCGCGAAGAACACCGAGGCGAGTCGTGAACTGGCCTACCGGCTGTACGCCGAGGATCGTCGCGCGCTGCTCTTGGTGCTGCAAGGGATGGACACCTCGGGCAAGGACGGCACGATCCGCACGGTGATGACCGGCATTAATCCGCAGACGTTCCAGATCACCGCGTTCAAGCAGCCGAGCGAAGAGGAACTCGATCACGATTTCCTGTGGCGAATCCACAAGGCCGTGCCGCGTCGCGGGCATGTCGGGGTGTTCAACCGCTCGCAGTACGAGGACGTGTTGGTGGTGCGGGTCCGCAACTTGGTTCCGGAAAGCGAATGGAAGTCGCGCTACCGGCGGATCAACGAGTTCGAGGAACTGCTCGTCGACGGCGGGGTGACGCTGGTGAAGTGTTTCCTTCACATCAGCAAGGACGAGCAACGCGAGCGGCTGCAAGCACGGCTCGACGATCCGAGCAAACGGTGGAAGTTCAGCAAAGGGGACCTCGCCGAGCGGACGCTGTGGGACGACTACCAACAGGCCTACGAGGCGGTCCTTTCCAAGTGCAACACGCCGCTCGTCCCGTGGTACGTCGTCCCCTCGGACCGCAAATGGTATCGCAATCTGGTCGTCAGCCAGATCTTTCGCGAGACGCTGGAAAAGATGGACCCGCAGATCCCGCCCCCCGAAGAAGGGCTCGACGGAATTGTCGTCGAGTAA
- a CDS encoding chemotaxis protein, whose translation MASRLPPCGLNLGGLTMSVAAPEASVAANDETKSVSALVHDLNATMANAIGEINDINSDIQLLALNARIEAARAGQAGAAFSVVAQEMQTLSGKTSEAAHELASTTRRTIDELVDVIGNRVRGTRLSDLALVNIDLIDRNLYERTCDVRWWATDSSLVDALCPEADDSARAFASQRMGVILSAYTVYYDLVLCDLKGRVVANGRPRQYASVGSDQSHAPWFRAATATHSGDEFGFQGAHASPLVDNQLALVYSCGVRAEGRADGELIGVLGIVFNWEGLAQTILKQVPVAEDERAATRSAIIDESGHLLADSFGKQLQGKLSIPHLPELLSEKKNFAVCEIDGRRSCIGHAQAPGFETYSTGWHSVVIQPMEF comes from the coding sequence ATGGCCAGCCGACTCCCCCCTTGCGGCCTGAATCTCGGAGGCCTGACCATGTCCGTCGCCGCTCCCGAAGCAAGCGTCGCCGCGAACGACGAAACCAAGAGCGTCTCTGCCTTGGTGCACGATCTCAATGCGACGATGGCCAACGCCATCGGCGAGATCAACGACATCAACAGCGACATCCAATTGCTGGCTTTGAACGCTCGGATCGAGGCCGCCCGCGCCGGACAAGCCGGCGCCGCCTTCAGCGTCGTCGCCCAAGAGATGCAAACCCTCTCAGGCAAGACCTCCGAGGCGGCTCACGAATTGGCCAGCACGACCCGCCGCACGATCGACGAACTCGTCGACGTCATCGGCAATCGGGTCCGCGGGACCCGACTGTCCGACCTGGCGCTGGTGAACATCGACCTAATCGATCGCAACCTGTACGAGCGGACCTGCGACGTCCGCTGGTGGGCGACCGACAGCAGCTTGGTCGACGCCTTGTGCCCCGAGGCCGACGACTCGGCCCGGGCCTTTGCAAGTCAGCGCATGGGGGTCATCCTCAGCGCGTACACGGTCTACTACGACTTGGTGCTGTGCGATCTCAAGGGGCGGGTGGTCGCCAACGGCCGGCCGCGTCAGTACGCCAGCGTCGGCAGCGATCAATCGCACGCTCCCTGGTTCCGCGCCGCGACGGCCACCCACAGCGGCGACGAATTCGGTTTTCAGGGCGCTCACGCCTCGCCGTTGGTCGACAATCAATTGGCGCTGGTTTACTCGTGCGGCGTCCGCGCGGAAGGTCGGGCCGACGGCGAGTTGATCGGCGTGCTGGGGATCGTCTTCAACTGGGAGGGGCTTGCTCAGACGATCCTCAAGCAGGTGCCCGTCGCCGAGGACGAACGAGCCGCCACGCGCAGCGCGATCATCGACGAGTCGGGCCACCTGCTGGCCGATTCGTTCGGCAAGCAACTGCAGGGAAAGCTGTCGATTCCCCACTTGCCCGAACTCCTCAGCGAAAAGAAGAACTTTGCGGTCTGCGAGATCGACGGTCGCCGCTCGTGCATCGGACACGCCCAGGCCCCGGGGTTCGAGACCTACTCGACCGGCTGGCACTCGGTAGTGATTCAGCCGATGGAATTCTGA
- a CDS encoding CPXCG motif-containing cysteine-rich protein, translated as MDDEASYVCDHCGEEIIVPIDLSAGEEQSYVEDCPVCCSPNVLHVAVDEDGRVSVWSEGE; from the coding sequence ATGGACGACGAAGCCAGTTACGTCTGCGATCATTGCGGCGAAGAGATCATCGTGCCGATCGATCTTTCGGCGGGCGAGGAGCAGTCGTACGTCGAGGACTGCCCCGTGTGTTGCAGCCCGAACGTGCTCCACGTCGCGGTCGACGAAGACGGCCGAGTCAGCGTGTGGAGCGAAGGGGAGTGA
- a CDS encoding RtcB family protein, with translation MNRRQLQKLGVPPQCAAAAIDALRAAACEGLGFGLKGKRAKELVQQVVAAPATYLHDPIWGGLARELSGRAALPVHEPPTYQTWGDEIDPAAHQQMRDACRVPKAVGAALMPDAHVGYGLPIGGVLACENAVIPYAVGVDIACRMKLSVLDASVERLETRREPFRTALERGTRFGVGVEHRPPQDHPVMDADWNVSRITRDRKDTARKQLGTSGSGNHFVEFGVLTLAERDQQLGLDAGRYVALLSHSGSRGAGAAVCSTYSAIAQQKLPREYKDLGRLAWLDLDSQAGQEYWAAMNLMGEYAAANHAVIHRLVASLLGAAIVAGVENHHNFAWLERHGDRPLVVHRKGATPAAAGVLGVVPGSMADPAFVVRGRGSAASFDSASHGAGRCMSRTQANNTFRIGHVKKELAERGIEVLSAGSDEVPGVYKDIRRVMAAQADLVEIVAQFDPRIVKMCGDGSRAED, from the coding sequence ATGAACCGTCGCCAATTGCAGAAGCTCGGCGTCCCGCCGCAATGCGCGGCCGCGGCGATTGATGCGCTCCGCGCCGCGGCCTGCGAGGGTCTGGGGTTTGGGCTCAAAGGGAAACGAGCCAAGGAGCTCGTCCAGCAAGTCGTCGCGGCGCCGGCGACGTATCTGCACGACCCGATCTGGGGAGGACTCGCCCGCGAGCTGAGCGGGCGCGCGGCCCTGCCGGTGCATGAACCGCCGACCTACCAAACTTGGGGCGACGAGATCGACCCCGCTGCGCACCAGCAAATGCGGGACGCCTGCCGCGTCCCGAAGGCCGTCGGGGCAGCGCTCATGCCCGACGCTCATGTCGGCTACGGCTTGCCGATCGGCGGGGTGCTCGCCTGCGAGAATGCGGTCATCCCCTACGCCGTCGGGGTCGACATCGCCTGCCGGATGAAGCTCTCGGTCCTCGACGCGTCCGTCGAGCGACTCGAAACGCGCCGCGAGCCGTTCCGCACCGCCTTGGAGCGCGGCACGCGGTTCGGCGTCGGCGTCGAGCATCGCCCGCCGCAGGATCATCCAGTCATGGACGCCGACTGGAACGTTTCGCGGATCACCCGCGATAGGAAAGACACGGCCCGGAAGCAACTCGGCACGAGCGGCTCGGGGAACCACTTCGTCGAGTTCGGCGTGCTGACGCTCGCTGAGCGGGACCAGCAACTGGGGCTCGACGCGGGGCGATATGTCGCGCTGCTGTCGCACAGCGGCAGTCGCGGCGCGGGGGCGGCCGTCTGCAGCACCTACTCGGCGATCGCTCAGCAGAAACTCCCTCGCGAGTACAAGGACCTGGGCCGGTTGGCGTGGCTCGACCTCGATTCCCAGGCCGGGCAGGAATATTGGGCCGCGATGAACCTCATGGGAGAGTACGCCGCGGCGAATCACGCGGTCATCCACCGGCTGGTCGCAAGCTTGTTGGGGGCGGCGATCGTCGCGGGGGTCGAAAATCATCACAACTTCGCGTGGCTCGAGCGGCACGGCGATCGGCCCCTAGTGGTCCACCGCAAAGGCGCCACCCCTGCCGCGGCCGGCGTCCTGGGGGTCGTTCCCGGTTCGATGGCCGACCCCGCGTTCGTCGTCCGGGGGCGCGGCTCGGCGGCCAGCTTCGACTCGGCCTCTCACGGCGCGGGGCGCTGCATGTCGCGCACGCAGGCGAACAACACCTTCCGCATCGGACACGTGAAGAAGGAGTTGGCCGAGCGGGGGATCGAGGTCCTCTCGGCCGGCAGCGACGAGGTTCCCGGGGTCTACAAAGACATCCGCCGGGTCATGGCGGCACAGGCCGACTTGGTCGAGATCGTCGCCCAGTTCGATCCGCGGATCGTCAAAATGTGCGGCGACGGCAGCCGGGCCGAAGATTGA
- a CDS encoding isocitrate/isopropylmalate dehydrogenase family protein, protein MPYSLALIPGDGIGPEVCAAARCVLDAVGLDLAWTELAAGQTAYEQLGDPLPAETIDGVRAVDATLKGPTATAKGGGFRSVNVALRQKLNLFANYRPARSMPGILTRFSDVDLIVVRENTEGLYSGLEHEVVPGVVESQRIITRVASERIARFAFDVARRQGRRRVTCIHKANILKLSDGLFLECCQKIAGEYPEIEFDDCIVDAAAMKLVSNPQSFDLMVMENLFGDILSDLCSGLVGGLGVTPSANVGEGIAVFEAVHGTAPDIAGRGIANPTALILSGVLMLRFLGEKAAADRIERAVGQVIGAGRTVTGDLGGSAGTDEFVGAVIAAL, encoded by the coding sequence ATGCCTTACTCCCTCGCGCTCATCCCTGGCGACGGCATTGGTCCTGAAGTGTGCGCTGCGGCGCGATGCGTCCTTGACGCCGTCGGTCTTGATCTCGCCTGGACGGAGCTCGCCGCTGGGCAGACGGCGTACGAGCAACTTGGCGATCCGCTCCCCGCGGAGACGATCGACGGGGTCCGCGCGGTCGATGCGACGCTCAAGGGTCCCACCGCCACGGCCAAAGGGGGCGGCTTCCGCAGCGTGAACGTCGCGTTGCGACAGAAGCTCAATCTGTTCGCCAACTACCGCCCCGCCCGATCGATGCCCGGGATCCTCACGCGGTTCAGCGACGTCGACCTGATCGTCGTGCGCGAGAACACCGAGGGGCTCTACAGCGGGCTCGAGCACGAGGTCGTCCCCGGGGTCGTCGAGAGTCAGCGAATCATCACCCGCGTCGCGTCGGAGCGGATCGCTCGGTTCGCGTTCGACGTCGCCCGCCGGCAAGGCCGGCGCCGCGTGACCTGCATCCATAAGGCGAATATCCTCAAGCTGAGCGACGGATTGTTCCTGGAGTGCTGCCAGAAGATCGCCGGGGAGTACCCCGAGATCGAGTTCGACGATTGCATCGTCGACGCCGCGGCGATGAAGCTCGTCAGCAACCCCCAGTCGTTTGACCTGATGGTGATGGAGAACTTGTTCGGCGACATCCTGTCGGATCTCTGCAGCGGGCTCGTGGGCGGGTTGGGAGTGACCCCCAGCGCCAATGTCGGCGAGGGGATCGCCGTGTTCGAGGCGGTCCACGGCACGGCCCCCGACATCGCCGGCCGCGGGATCGCCAACCCGACGGCGCTGATCCTCAGCGGGGTGCTCATGCTGCGGTTTCTGGGCGAGAAGGCTGCGGCCGATCGGATTGAGCGCGCCGTCGGCCAAGTCATCGGCGCCGGGCGCACCGTCACCGGCGACCTGGGAGGCTCGGCCGGGACCGACGAGTTCGTCGGGGCGGTCATCGCCGCCCTGTAA
- a CDS encoding tetratricopeptide repeat protein, with the protein MLQAAEVDLKQIVVSNSTFGPNEIKLIRSALSADPTNLRILRESVGELERQEGRSPAASARLGVCQYLLGRYSDAVNTLKAADGGALTHFYLGKSHLSLDRYGDALAAYESAEKAGYNKDDVALARAEAQRYNGDPQGSLATLDKLSGAVEQTAEYLYQRSATVSALGGNRSEVVALLERAIDADGSHSGALFGLAMENDRHGNDREAIQLYERAAKQFPAHVGTLLNLGVLYEDQEQYERAKQCYNRILDSYPSHERARLYFKDADASRDMYYDEEARRRQDRLSQILSVPVTDFELSVRSRNCLQKMGIMTLGDLTETTEQELLSSKNFGETSLVEIREMLSSKGLELGQFAANKWQEEPVYEATSMSDDERALLDRPIAELNLSVRARKCMVRLGLTTIGELVRRTGDDLLECKNFGVTSLNEVREKLTTHGLKLRGD; encoded by the coding sequence ATGTTGCAGGCAGCCGAAGTCGACCTGAAGCAGATCGTCGTCTCCAACAGCACGTTCGGGCCGAACGAAATCAAGCTGATCCGCTCCGCCCTGTCGGCCGATCCGACCAACCTGCGGATCCTCCGCGAGTCGGTCGGCGAACTGGAGCGGCAGGAGGGTCGGTCTCCCGCGGCGTCGGCCCGGCTGGGGGTCTGCCAGTATTTGCTGGGGCGCTATTCCGACGCGGTCAACACGCTGAAGGCCGCCGATGGCGGGGCCCTCACCCACTTCTACCTGGGCAAGAGCCACTTGTCGCTCGACCGTTACGGCGACGCGCTGGCCGCGTACGAATCGGCCGAGAAGGCGGGCTATAACAAGGACGACGTCGCCCTGGCCCGGGCCGAGGCCCAGCGCTACAACGGCGATCCCCAGGGGTCGCTCGCTACGCTCGACAAGCTGTCGGGCGCCGTCGAGCAGACGGCCGAGTACCTGTACCAGCGCTCGGCCACTGTCTCGGCCTTGGGGGGGAACCGGTCCGAGGTGGTCGCCCTGCTGGAGCGGGCGATCGACGCCGACGGCAGCCACTCCGGCGCCCTGTTCGGGCTCGCCATGGAAAACGACCGTCACGGCAACGACCGCGAGGCGATTCAACTCTACGAGCGGGCCGCCAAGCAGTTCCCCGCCCACGTCGGCACGCTGCTGAACCTGGGCGTGCTCTACGAGGACCAAGAGCAGTACGAGCGAGCCAAGCAGTGCTACAACCGCATTCTCGATTCGTATCCGTCGCACGAACGGGCCCGGCTGTACTTCAAGGACGCCGACGCCTCGCGCGACATGTACTACGACGAGGAAGCTCGTCGCCGGCAGGATCGGCTGTCGCAGATCCTCAGCGTGCCGGTCACCGACTTCGAATTGTCGGTCCGCAGCCGCAATTGCCTGCAGAAGATGGGCATCATGACCCTCGGCGATCTCACCGAGACGACCGAGCAGGAACTGCTGTCCAGCAAGAATTTCGGCGAGACGTCGCTCGTCGAAATCCGCGAGATGCTCTCCTCGAAGGGGCTCGAACTGGGCCAGTTCGCCGCCAACAAGTGGCAGGAAGAGCCGGTCTACGAGGCGACCTCCATGAGCGACGACGAGCGGGCCCTGCTCGATCGTCCGATCGCGGAGCTCAATCTCTCGGTCCGGGCCCGCAAGTGCATGGTCCGCTTGGGACTGACCACGATCGGCGAATTGGTCCGCCGCACGGGGGACGACCTGCTGGAATGCAAGAATTTCGGGGTCACCAGCCTCAACGAAGTCCGCGAGAAGCTCACGACCCACGGCCTTAAGCTCCGCGGCGACTGA
- the tgt gene encoding tRNA guanosine(34) transglycosylase Tgt, whose product MTAALFRFELHGTSAPGARRGTFHTPHGEVQTPAFMPVGTLGTVKGVDVGRLRETGAQMVLGNTYHLALRPGEQTVAELGGLHAFMGWTGPILTDSGGFQVFSLAERSVVTEQGVTFRSHIDGSLVELSPERSIAIQEALGSDVAMAFDHVVALPNSAAAVEEATWRSVRWAERCRRAATRGDQAQFGIVQGGLDPLLRRRCAAALVELDFPGYAVGGLSVGEPPEDMYAILDETTPVLPADRPRYLMGVGRPEDLVEGVARGIDLFDCVMPTRNGRNALVFTDAGPLRLRNLVHERDPSPIEPGCPCPACQRSRGYLRHLFQAGEMLGPILASIHNLTYYQRLMAEARAAIEADAYAEFREEKLRGWQKQGGRRHGTGGRTD is encoded by the coding sequence GTGACCGCCGCGCTCTTCCGCTTCGAGTTGCACGGCACGAGCGCTCCCGGTGCGCGGCGAGGGACGTTTCATACGCCGCACGGCGAGGTCCAGACGCCGGCGTTCATGCCGGTCGGGACGCTCGGCACGGTGAAGGGGGTCGACGTCGGGCGGCTCCGCGAGACGGGCGCCCAGATGGTGCTGGGAAACACCTACCACCTCGCCCTCCGGCCCGGCGAACAGACCGTTGCCGAACTCGGCGGGTTGCATGCCTTCATGGGGTGGACGGGGCCGATTCTCACCGACAGCGGCGGGTTCCAGGTGTTCAGCCTCGCCGAACGGTCGGTGGTCACCGAGCAGGGAGTCACGTTCCGCTCGCACATCGACGGGAGCCTCGTCGAACTGAGCCCGGAGCGATCGATCGCGATCCAGGAAGCCCTGGGGAGCGACGTGGCGATGGCGTTTGACCACGTCGTGGCCCTTCCCAACTCGGCCGCGGCGGTCGAGGAGGCGACCTGGCGAAGCGTTCGCTGGGCCGAACGCTGCCGACGGGCGGCGACCCGGGGCGATCAGGCCCAGTTTGGCATCGTTCAGGGGGGGCTCGACCCGCTACTGCGACGCCGCTGTGCGGCGGCCCTGGTCGAACTCGACTTTCCCGGTTACGCCGTCGGCGGGCTGAGCGTCGGCGAGCCCCCGGAGGACATGTACGCGATCCTCGACGAGACGACCCCGGTTCTTCCCGCGGACCGGCCCCGATACCTGATGGGGGTCGGCCGGCCGGAGGATCTGGTCGAGGGGGTTGCTCGGGGGATCGACCTGTTCGATTGCGTCATGCCGACGCGCAACGGTCGCAACGCGTTGGTCTTCACCGACGCCGGTCCGTTGCGACTGCGGAACTTGGTCCACGAGCGCGACCCGTCGCCCATCGAGCCGGGGTGCCCTTGCCCAGCTTGCCAGCGCAGCCGCGGGTACTTGCGGCACCTGTTTCAGGCGGGCGAGATGCTGGGCCCGATCCTCGCCTCGATCCACAACCTCACCTACTACCAGCGGCTGATGGCCGAGGCCCGCGCGGCGATCGAAGCCGACGCCTACGCCGAGTTCCGCGAGGAGAAGCTCCGCGGCTGGCAGAAACAAGGGGGCAGGCGTCACGGGACAGGCGGCAGGACTGACTGA
- the yajC gene encoding preprotein translocase subunit YajC gives MPFARSLNSLFLLAAEAEGAADAAGGAAVEQPPALFSPWVLVAIFLAFYFIMLRPKQREEQQRRSMLGELKENDRVVTIGGIHGVVTNVQRNSDQVTIRVDESTGAKLRVNLSAVSRVVVDDDKKDGKGA, from the coding sequence ATGCCATTTGCCCGTTCGTTGAACTCGCTGTTTCTGCTCGCCGCCGAGGCCGAGGGCGCCGCTGACGCGGCAGGGGGAGCCGCTGTCGAGCAACCGCCGGCGCTGTTCAGCCCCTGGGTGCTGGTCGCGATTTTTCTGGCGTTCTATTTCATCATGCTGCGCCCCAAGCAGCGCGAGGAGCAGCAGCGCCGAAGCATGCTCGGGGAACTCAAGGAGAACGATCGTGTCGTCACGATCGGCGGGATTCACGGCGTCGTGACCAACGTCCAGCGGAACAGCGATCAGGTGACGATCCGCGTCGATGAATCGACCGGCGCCAAGCTGCGCGTCAACCTCTCGGCCGTGTCGCGCGTGGTCGTCGACGACGACAAGAAGGACGGCAAGGGAGCGTAG